The Acanthochromis polyacanthus isolate Apoly-LR-REF ecotype Palm Island chromosome 2, KAUST_Apoly_ChrSc, whole genome shotgun sequence genome contains a region encoding:
- the calml4a gene encoding calmodulin-like protein 4a: MAKFFTPVQINEFKECFSLYDKKQKGKIQAGDLITVMRCLGTSPTFSEIERHLQVHKIEKAGELDFSTFLTMMHRQMQQEDPKAEILEALRMTDKQKKGYILATELRAKLTQLGEKLTDKEVDELFREAHVKSNGIVNYEEFTQMVTLPPVDY, encoded by the exons ATG GCTAAATTCTTCACACCAGTTCAAATCAATG AGTTCAAAGAGTGCTTCTCTTTGTACGACAAGAAGCAAAAGGGCAAGATTCAGGCAGGAGACCTGATCACGGTTATGCGCTGCCTCGGAACAAGCCCCACGTTCAGCGAAATCGAAAGACATCTTCAAGTTCACAAAATCG aaaaGGCAGGCGAGTTGGACTTCTCTACGTTCCTGACCATGATGCACAGACAGATGCAGCAGGAGGATCCCAAGGCGGAGATCCTGGAGGCGCTGAGGATGACGGACAAGCAGAAGAAAGGATACATCCTGGCGACTGAGCTGAGAGCTAAACTCACCCAGCTCGGAGAGAAACTCACAGACAAAGAAG TGGATGAGCTCTTCAGAGAGGCACACGTCAAGTCCAACGGGATCGTGAACTATGAGGAGTTCACCCAGATGGTGACGCTGCCGCCGGTCGATTACTGA